TGCCGTGCTCGTCCTGCTGCTCGCCGTTCTCTCGGCCCTCGCCCCCCTGCTCGCACCCGGCACCGCGTGGGCCGGCAGTGACGACGGCGGCGCTGAGGGCGGCAGCGCCGGCGGCGACTTCTCGGTCACCGTCAACGGCCGGACGTACAACCCCGCCGCCGGTCGCGAGACCCGTCTGCAGGGCGTGACGCCGACGAGCTCGATCACCGTTCGTGGCCAGCACGTCACGTACAGGATCGACCCCGCGACGCTCGGTGTCTACGACTACACGCTGACCGGGGCGCCCAGTGCCCAGCGCATGGTCACCCGGCCGACCGTCGTGTTCGCCTCGAAGGTGCCCGTGCTCACCGCGGCGCAGCTGCGCAGCGTCCGGATCAGCGACCTGCGCCTGCGTGACGACGTCCTCGTCACCGAGTTCAGCACCGCGGGCGGCAAGTTCAAGGTCCAGTCGAAGGACGCCCCCCAGGGCGGCATCTTCCAGATGGAGCAGGAGTTCGGCACCGCGGTCGAGTACGTCCACACCCTCGGCGCCGGCCTCTTCTACTTCGTCAACGAGTACACGGGAAAGATCAACTTCGGTGACGGCATCGCCGCCGACGCCACCCACCAGATGCTGCTCGGCAAGGACAGCCCGCAGGTGGCCACCAAGCTCGAGCAGACCGCCACCACCACCCGCTGGTCGGTCGCCTCGGGCGGCCGCATGGGCGGCGTCCTCGGCGAGGACGCGATCGAGCTGTCGGCCGGTGCCACCGACTGCACCACCGACTGCCAGGCGCGCAACCGCATCCAGGGCTCGGTGCCGGTCCCGCCGGACCCGACCGACCCCACCCCGATCGGCTGACCTCGCCTGACCCGCACTCCCCCGACGGGGGCGGCCCGCACCCGGGTCGCCCCCGTCGTCGTGTCCGGGGGCGGCGCGGACGGGCCGCGCGCCACTACATTCGCTGTCGTGACCACGCCCAGCCCGCTGCCCGACCCGGTGGTGCGCCGCACACCCGCGCCCGCCGTGTCCCCCGGCAGCGGCGGGCTGGTCGACCGGCACGGCCGCGTCGCCACCGACCTGCGGGTCTCGCTGACCGACCGCTGCAACCTGCGCTGCACCTACTGCATGCCGCCCGAGGGCCTGCAGTGGCTGCCCAAGGTCGAGCAGCTCACCGACGACGAGGTCGTCCGGCTGGTGCGCATCGGCGTCGAGCGGCTCGGCATCGAGGAGGTCCGGTTCACCGGCGGCGAGCCGCTGCTGCGCCCCGGGCTGGTGGGCATCGTCGAGGCCGCCACCGCCCTGACCCCCCGCCCCGAGGTCAGCCTCACCACCAACGCCATCGGCCTGGCCCGGGTCGCCCCGGCGCTGGCCGCGGCCGGCCTGGACCGGATCAACGTCAGCCTCGACACCCTCGACCGCGAGCGGTTCACGGCCCTGACCCACCGCGACCGGCTCGACGACGTCCTCGCCGGCCTGGCGGTCGCGCACGACGCCGGGCTCACCCCGGTCAAGGTCAACGCCGTCCTGCTGCGCGGGATGAACGAGGCCGACGCCGTCCCGCTGCTCGACTTCTGCCTCGAGCGCGGCTACCAGCTGCGCTTCATCGAGCAGATGCCGCTCGACGCCCACCACGCCTGGACCCGCGGCGAGATGGTCACCGCCGAGGACATCCTGGAGCGGCTGTCGGCCGCACACGAGCTCACGCCCGACACCGAGGAGCGCGGGTCGGCCCCGGCCGAGCGCTGGCTGGTCGACGGTGGCCCGGCCACGGTCGGCGTCATCGCCTCGGTGACCCGCTCCTTCTGCGGCACCTGCGACCGCACCCGGCTCACCGCCGACGGCCAGATCCGCAACTGCCTGTTCGCCCGCGAGGAGTCCGACCTGCGGACGGCGATGCGCGAGGGTGCCACCGACGACGAGCTGGCCGACCGCTGGCGGATCGCCACGCTGGCCAAGCTGCCCGGTCACGGGATCGACGACCCGAGCTTCCTGCAGCCGAGCCGGCCGATGTCGGCGATCGGCGGCTGAGGTGTCCCCCCAGCCCGCTCCCCCGGCGGTCACCGTGCGGTACTTCGCCGGGGCCCGAGCCGCGGCCGGCGTCGACACCGAGACCTGCGCGGCCGGCACGCTCGAGGAGCTGGTCGGCCGGATCGTCGAGACCCACGGCGAGCGGCTCGAGCGGGTGCTCACCGCCTGCTCGTTCCTCGTCGACGGAACGCAGACGCGCGACCGCGCGTTGCAGTTGGCACCCGGGGCGGTCGTCGACGTGCTGCCCCCCTTCGCCGGAGGATGACCGCCCCCTCGTGAGCCTGCCTCACCATACGAGCCGTCCCCCGTCCCACCCCCGCCTCCGAGGCGCTGCATGACCGAGTGGTTGCTCCTCCTGGTCGGCCTCGTCCTCGTGCTCGCCTGCGCCGCCTTCGTGGCGTTCGAGTTCGCCCTGGTGACCGTCGACCGGCCCACCGTCGAGCGCGAGGCGGCGGCGGGCACGCGGGGCGCGTCCGGCGTGCTCGACGCGCTGCGCACCCTGTCCACCCAGCTGTCGGGCGCACAGCTCGGCATCACCATCACCAACCTGGCCATCGGCTTCGTCGCCGAGCCGTCGATCGCCGCCCTGCTCCGGGAGCCGCTGCAGTCCGTCGGCCTGTCCGGCACCGCCGCCCGGTCGGTGTCGATCACCCTGGCGCTGGTCCTGGCCACCGCGCTGACGATGGTGTTCGGCGAGCTGGTGCCCAAGAACCTGGCGATCAGCGACCCGCTGCGCACCGCGCGGGCCGTCGCCGGCTTCCAGCGCGGCTTCACCCGCGCCACGTCCCTGCTCATCCGGTTCCTCAACGGGTGGGCCAACGCGCTGCTGCGCCGGGTGTTCGGCGTCGAGCCACAGGAGGAGCTGGCCTCGGCCCGCTCGCCGGAGGAGCTGACCTCGCTGGTCCGCCGCTCCGGCCGGCAGGGCACGCTGCCGGCCGAGACCGCCGTCCTGCTCGAGCGCGGCCTGGCCTTCGGCGAGCTGCGCGCCAGCGACGCCGCCACGCCGCGCACCCGCACCACCACCGTCGACGCCGACGCACCCGTCGACGAGGTGCTCACCACCGCCCGCGACTCCGGCCACTCCCGTTTCCCGGTCGTCGCCGCCGGCGGGGTCGACGACGTCGTCGGGATGGTGCACGTGAAACACGCCCTCGGCGTCCCCCGCGACCGCAGGGCGGACACGCCGGTGTCGGCGGTGATGCTGCCGGCGCTGTTCGTCCCGACGTCGCGGCGGCTGGACGACCTGCTCGGCGACCTGCGCCGCGGCGGGCTGCAGATGGCCGTCGTCGTCGACGAGTACGGCGGCACCGACGGCGTGGTGACCGTGGAGGACCTGGTCGAGGAGCTGGTCGGCGACCTCACCGACGAGTACGACACCGAGACCGGCGACGACGTCGTCGACCGCGGCGACGGCACCTGGTCGGTGTCGGGCCTGCTGCGGCCCGACGAGGTGGCCGCGGCCACCGGCCTGGCGGTCCCCGCCGACCGGCACTGGGAGACCCTGGGCGGCCTGGTGCTGCACGTGCTGGGCCGCATCCCCGACGTCGGCGACCGGATCGAGGCGCGGCCGGCCCTGCCGCCGGAGCTCGCCGCCGAGGCCGAGGGCCTGCCGGCCGGCGTCTGGGTGCGGGTCGAGCGGGTCGACGGCACGCGGGTGGAGCGCGCCGTCGTCGGGGGCCTGCCCGCCACGACCGGCGACGAGCAGGAGGAGGACGACCGTGGGTGACTGGGTCGGCGTGCTCGTCGCCGTCGTGCTGCTGCTGGCCAACGCCTTCTTCGTCGGCGCGGAGTTCGCGCTGGTCTCCGCCCGCCGCTCGTCGATCGAGCCGCTGGCCGAGGCCGGCTCGCGCCGCGCCCGGACGACGCTCGCGGCGATGGAGCGCGTCTCGCTGATGATGGCCGGCGCCCAGCTCGGGATCACGGTGTGCTCGCTGGGCCTGGGCGCCATCGGCGAGCCGGCGGTGGCGCACCTGCTCGAGCCGGTGTTCGAGCTGCTCGCGGTGCCCGAGGCGCTGGTGCACCCGATCGCCTTCGTCATCGCGCTCACCGTCGTCGTCGCGCTGCACGTGGTGATCGGCGAGATGGTGCCCAAGAACCTGGCCCTGGCCGGGCCCGACCGCGCGGCGCTGGCGCTCGCGCCGCCGCTGGCCGCCGTCGTCACCGTCCTCAAGCCGGTCATCGTGTCGCTCAACGCGCTGGCCAACGGCGTGCTGCGGCTGATGGGCGTGCAGCCCAGGAACGAGGTCACCAGCGCGTTCACCCGTGACCAGGTGGCCGGCCTGTTCGACGAGTCGCGCGCCGGCGGGCTGCTCGACGAGCGGGGCCACGAGCTGCTCACCGGCGCCCTCGGCCTGGAGGACCGGGACACCCGCTCGGTGCTCATCCCGCGTGCGGCGCTGACCGTCGTCTCCCCCGGCGACGACACCGCCGCCGTCGAGCGGGCGGCCGCCGCCACCGGGTTCTCCCGCTTCCCGGTCGCCGACGGCGAGCGGCTGCTCGGCTACGTGCACGTCAAGGACGTGCTGGTGGCCGACGGCGCACCCGAGCCGCGGGTCCGCGACATCACCCGCCCCCTGCCGCGGGTGGCCGCCGCCGACGACCTGCGCCGCACCCTCGGGGTCATGCAGGCCGGGCGGGCGCAGTTCGCCGCGGTCACCGACGGGGGCCGGGTGGTCGGCGTGGTGGCGCTGGAGGACATCCTGGAGGAGCTGGTCGGCGAGATCCAGGACGCGGCACACCGGGCACCGGCCCGGGGACCAGGGAGGGCGGGAGCGCGATGAGCTTCATCGACAGGGCCAGGGCGAAGGCGGAGGAGCTGCTGGGGCGGGCCGAGGAGGTCTACGGCCAGTCGCACGGCGACGCCGCCGCCACGGTGGCCGGCGAGGCCCACCGGCTGGAGGCCGAGGTCGAGCTCGAGGAGGGGCGGGCCGAGGAGGCCGACGGGCGCGGCACCCCGCGCCGCACCGACGACGACGGCAGCACCGTCGGCTGAGGACCCTCAGCCGAGGGTGTCCCGGCCGTCCAGGCGCAGGGCCACCAGGGCGACGTCGTCCTCCGGCCGGCCCTGCACCAGCCGCTCGATGAGCTCGTCGCAGAGCACGCCGAGCGGGCGGCCGGCGAGCTCGCGGGCCGTGGCGGCCAGCCGGGCCAGCCCGCTGTCGAGGTCGGTCGTGCGCCGCTCGACCAGGCCGTCGGTGAACAGCAGCACCGTCGTGCCGCGGTCCAGGGACACCGTCCACTCGGTCCGCGGGCTGTCCGGGTCGACGCCCAGCAGCAGGTCCCCCGGGCCCTCGGGCAGCACCACCGGACCGCCGCCGGGCGCCAGGACCAGCGGCGGCAGGTGCCCGGCGTTGGACAGGGTCATCCGGGTCCGGCCGGTCCCGGCGTCCTCCTCCGACCTCTGGAAGCGGGCGACGGCGGCGGTGGCGTACGTGTCGACCGCGAGCGTGGCCATCGCGGTGTCCAGGCCGCGCAGCACCTCGGCCGGGCCGGCGTCGCTGTAGGCGGCGATGCCCCGCAGGAGCGAGCGCAGTTGGCCCATGGCCGCCGCGGCCGCGGTGTCGTGCCCGACGACGTCGCCGATGACGAGGGTGGTGCCGCCGCCGGGCTGGGTGAAGGCGTCGTACCAGTCACCGCCGACCCGGGCCGCCTCGGCCGCGGGGGTGTACCGCACCGCGATGCGGCCGAGCGGGGAGCGCCGCGGGCGGGTCAGCAGGCTGCGCTGCAGCGTCTCGGCCACCTGCTGCTGGCGGGCGAACAGCCGCACGTTGTCCAGGGCGAGGCCCACCCGGCCGGCCACCTCGCGAGCCGTGAGCGGGTCCACGCGGACGGCGCTGCTGCCGGTCCCGGCGAGGAAGGTCAGCGCGCCGATCACCCGGTCGCGGCCGGGCAGCGGCACGGCCAGCACCGAGGGCGCGCCCAGCTCGCGGTAGAGCGCGTGCGCCTCGGCGTCGGGCAGGGCGGCGAGCACGTCGGCGCCGTCGGCGGCCACCGTCTCGCCGCCCAGCGCGCGGACCACCGGCGCGGTCGGCGGCATCCCGGGCAGCCGGACCGAGGCGTAGCGGGTGAGCGCGTCGCGGCGGGCGGGGTCGCTGTGCCACGAGCCCAGGTCGCGCGGGCGGCCCTCGTCGTCGAGGACGGTCAGCAGGCAGGCCTCGCCCAGCTCGGGCACCACGAGACGGGGGATGCGGCGGACCGCCTCGGCGAGGTCCAGGGTGCCGGTCAGCTCGGTGCCGACCCGCGCCAGCAGCGCCAGCCGGTCCTGCGCCAGGCGCTGGGCGGTGACCTCGGAGAAGTACAGCGTCAGGCCGTCCGGCACCGGGACGGCGTGCACCTCGAACCACCGGTTGAGCGGCTCGGGGTAGAAGGCCTCGATCGTCTGCGGCCGGCCGGTGGCGACCACCTCGCGGTAGGCGCGGCCGAACTCGTTGTCGACGTTGGCCGGGAACGCCGTCCAGTAGTCGGACCCGACGAGCTCGTCCCACGACTGGCCGACGACGGCCTCACCGGCCGCGTTGACGTAGGTGACCCGCCAGTCGCCGTCGACGGCCATGTAGCCCAGCGGCATCGACTCCAGGACGGGGTCACGCCGCGCGGCGAGCACCAGGACGCACCTCCGTCGGCCGTGGCGACGTGCCGGGAGACCCGCGACCCCGCCCTCGGAGCTCCGGCACTGTTCTGCCACGGGCCCCGTACCAGGTCAAGGTGCCGGACCGCACGCACGGACACGATTCGATGACGGAACGCGGCCGTCCGGAGGACCGCGGCCGGCGCTCCGTCAGGGGCAGGACACCCACTCCTCCTCGCCGTCGGTGAAGACCTGCCGCTTCCAGATCGGCAGCCGCGCCTTCACCTCGTCGACGAGGTCGGCGCAGGCGCGGAAGGCCTCGCCGCGGTGGGCGGCGCTGACCGCGCAGGCCAGGGCGACGTCGCCGATGCGCAGCAGGCCGACCCGGTGGGAGACGGCGACGGCGCGCACCTCGGGGCGGGCGGCGAACTCCTCGGCCAGCTCGGCGATCACCGCCTCGGCCGTCGGGTGCCCGACGTACTCCAGCTCGGTCACCGACCGGCCGCCGTCGGAGTCGCGGACGACCCCGGAGAAGGAGACGACGGCGCCGGCGCCGGGGTCGGTCACGGCCCGCTCGTGCTCGGCGACCGACAGCGGCTCGTCGACGACTCTGGCGATCAGGTGGCCGGCGATCACGGCGCCGAAGCTACCCCGCCGGGCGGCACGTCGAGGTCCACCGGGTCGGCCAGGCCGGTGCAGTCCACCTCGGTGACGTCGTGCGCGGCGAGGTAGCGGCGGGCGCCCTCGTCGCCGGTCGCCGTCTGCACCACCCCGGCCCAGTGCTCGCGGCCGAGGAGCACCGGGTGCCCGCGGACGCCGTCGTAGGTGGCGACGGCCAGCGCGTCGGGTGCCGCGTGCGCGGCGAGGACGCGCAGCGCCTCCGGCGTCATCCCGGGCATGTCGACCAGCGTGACCAGGGCGGCGTCGACCAGCCCGGGCCAGCCGCGCAGGCCGTCGAGGCCGGTGCGCAGGCTGGAGGCCATGCCGGTCTCCCAGTCCCGGTTGGCCAGCACGGTGGCACCGTCGAGGTCGGCGGTCCGCCAGACGTCGACCGCCCGGGCGCCGAGCACGACGAGCACCGGGTCGCAGACCGCGCGCGCCGTCCGCACCGCCCGCTCGACCAGCAGGCTGCCCCCGTACTCGACCAGCGCCTTGGGCATCCCGTAGCGGCGGCCGCCCCCGGCGGCGAGGACCAGCCCGGCGACTGCGCTCATGCCCGCCACCCTGTCACCGCGTGTAGACGGCGACCTCGGAGGCCTTGACCACCGCCCACACCGGCGAGCCGGGGGCCAGCCCCAGCTCGGCGAACGCGGTCGCGGTGACGTCGGCGACCAGCGGCACCTCGCCGTCGAGCTCGCAGCGCACCGTCGAGCCGTGCGGCGTCGCGCCGGCCACCCGCGCCGGCCAGGCGTTGCGCGGGCTGCCCTCGGGCCGCGACGGGTACAGCGCCACCGACTCCGGGCGGACGGCCACCAGCACCGGCCCCCGCGCCGGCTCGGCCACGGCGACCACCCCGCCGCCGTCCAGCCGCACGGTCAGGCCGTCGGCGGTGCCGGGCAGCAGCGAGAGCCCGACCAGCCGGGCCACGTAGTCGGTGCGCGGGTGCCGGGCGACGTCGGCCGGCGGGCCGGCCTGCACCACGGCGCCGTCCTCGACGACGAGCACCCGGTCGGCCAGCGCCATGGCGTCGACGGGGTCGTGGGTGACCAGGACCGTGCTCCCGGCGTAGTCGGCCAGGTGCCGGCGCAGCTCGGCGCGGACGGCGAGCCGGGTGCGGGCGTCCAGCGCCGAGAGCGGCTCGTCGAGCAGCAGCAGCGCGGGGTCGCCGACCAGCGCGCGGGCCAGCGCCGCCCGCTGCGCCTGCCCGCCGGAGAGCTGCCCGGGCCGCCGGTCGCCGAGGCCGGCCAGGCCCACCCGCTCGATCCAGGCGGCGGCCGCGGCCCTGGCCGCCGTCCGGGACGCGCCCCGCGTCCGGAGGCCGAAGGCGACGTTGTCCAGCACCGACAGGTGCGGGAACAGCAGGTGGTCCTGGAACACCATCCCGAGCGGGCGGCGGTGCGCGGGCAGGTGGACGCCGGCGGCGACGTCGTCCCAGGTCCGCCCGTCGACGGCGACCCGGCCGCCCTGCGGGGGCAGCAGGCCGGCCAGCACCCGCAGCAGCGTGGACTTGCCGGCGCCGTTGGGACCGAGGACGGCGAGCACCTCGCCGTCGGCCACCTCGAACGCGACGTCGACGGCGACCGGGCCCCGCTGCACCGTCACGTGCGCCGCCAGGCTCACGCGGCCGCTCCGCGCCCGAGCCAGCGGTCGCGCAGGAGCAGCAGCGTGGCCACCGAGACGAGGAGCAGCACCAGCGAGAGCACGATGGCCGCCTGCGGGTCGCGCTGCAGGGCCAGGTAGACGGCCAGCGGCATCGTCTGCGTCGTCCCCGGGAAGTTGCCCGCGAAGGTGATCGTCGCGCCGAACTCCCCCAGCGCGCGGGCCCAGCACAGCACCGCGCCGGCGGCCACGCCGGGTGCGACCAGCGGCAGGGTGACCCGTCGGAAGGTGGTCCAGCGGTCGGCGCCGAGGGTGGCGGCGGCGTCCTCGAAGCGGGCATCGGCGGCCCGCAGCGCGCCCTCGACGCTGATGACGAGGAACGGCATCGCCACGAAGGTCTCGGCGATGACGACCGCGGCGGTGGTGAACGGGATGGTGATCCCGGTGGTGTCGGCCAGCCAGCTCCCGACGATGCCCTGCCGGCCGAGGACGAGGAACAGCGCGACGCCGCCGACGACCGGGGGCAGGACCAGCGGCACGGTGACCAGCGCGCGCAGCACCGCCCGGCCGCGCGCCTGCGAGCGGGCGAGCACCCAGGCCAGCGGGACGCCCAGCACGACGGAGACGGCGGTGGCGAGGGTCGCCGAGACGAGGGAGAGGCGCAGCGCCTGCCCGACGCCCGGGGCGGTGAGCAGCGTGCCGAGCTGCGACCACGGCGTCCGGACCAGCAGGCCGGCCAGGGGCAGGACCAGGAAGGCGACCGCGAGGGCGGCGGGGACCAGCAGGGGCGCCGGCGTCCGGGAGCGCCTCACGGGGCGCGGAAACCGGCCGCCTCGAGCGCCTGCTGCCCCTCCTCGGAGAGGACCAGGTCGACGAAGGCCCGCGCGGCCTCCGGGTTCGGGGCGGCGGCCAGGGTGCACAGCGGGTAGTCGTTGACGACGTCCTCGGCCTCGGGGACGGGGACGCCCTCGACGGCGTCCCCGGCGGCGACCACGTCGGTGGCGTAGACGAGCGCGGCGTCGACCTCGGCGAGCTCGACCTTGGTCAGCGCGGCGCGCACGTCCTCCTCCTGGGTGTCGGGGCGCGGCGTCACGCCGGCGGCGGCGAAGACGTCCTCGGCGGCCGCACCGCACGGCACCTCGGGCGCGCAGACGGCGAGGGTGAGCTCCTCGCGGCCGAAGTCGGCGAGCCCGGTGACGCCGGCCGGGTTGCCCGCGGGGACCGCGATCTGCAGCACGTTGGCGGTGAAGACGGTCGGGTCGCCGTCGGCCAGGCCGGCGCCGGTGACGACGTCCATCTGCGCGCCGTTGGCCGAGGCGAACACGTCGGCCGGGGCGCCCTGGGTGAGCTGGGTGGCCAGGGCCGAGCTGCCGGCGAGGTTGAACTGCACGGTCAGGTCCGGGTTGCCGCCCTCCAGCCGCTGCCCGAGGTCGGTGAAGACGTCGGTGAGCGAGGCGGCCGCGAAGACGGTGAGCGTGCCGGTGAGCCCGCCGCCGCCGTCGGACGCCGACGACGCCGCCGCGCCCTCCCCGCCCCCGCAGGCCGTGGCGCCCAGCACCACCGCGGCCAGCACCGCCGCCACCTTGCGCACCGGGTCTCCTCCCCGCCGGCGGACCGGCGATCCGCGCCTGCGGAAGACGATAGCGCTGCCGAACCCGAGGGTGCGGCTACCCGATCGGGTAGGACGTCCTCAGCTGAGACCGCTCAGGGGACGTCGACGCCCACCTGCGTGGCCTTCACCGTGGCCACCGCCCGGACGCCGACCTCCAGGCCCAGCTCGTCGGCGGCCTCGCGGGACATCAGCGAGACCAGCCGGAACGGACCGGCCTGGATCTCCACCTGGGCCATGACGGTGTCGCGGACGACCCGCGTGACGATCCCCGCCAGCCGGTTGCGCGCCGAGGACCCGCGGGTGGCACCGGGCTCGGGCGCCTCGTGCAGCGCGGTGGCGACGCGGGCGAGGTCGGCGCCGTCCACCACGGCCGGGCCACCGCCCTCGCGCCGCGCCGGCAGCCGGCCGCTGTCGACCCAGCGGCGGACGGTGTCGTCGCTGACCCCGAGCAGCGCCGCGGCCTCGGCGATCCGGTAGCTGGTGGTCACCGCGGCAGGCTAGGGGAAGGACCCCCCTGCCCCCACCGCTCGCAGGCTCGCGGCAGGCCCCGCAGGGAGGCCACCGTGCGGCCCCGGCGTGTAGGCCCCTGGGCCTGGGGCAGGGGAGGGACGCAGCCGGTGCCCGTCCGGCCGTCGGGGACAGGAGGGCGCGACGAGCATGCGCCGGTGGCGCGGTCCACTGATCGTCTCGGTGGTGTACCTGGGGCTCTGGCTCGGGCTGGACGCCATCGCCAGCGTCTTCCAGGCCCGGCAGGAGGTGTCGCTGTGGTACCCCCCGACGGGGCTGAGCTTCGCCCTGCTGCTGGTGTTCGGGCTGCGCTACGCCCCGCTCCTCCTGCTGACCGACCCCCTGCACGGGCTGGTGGTCAGCAGTCCGGACGTGAGCTGGACCAGCGTCTGGCTCAGCGGCGTGCTGAGCACCGCCGTCTACACGGCCGTGGCCTGGTTGCTGCTCCGGCGGCTGCGGATCGACCCGCGGCTGCCCGGCCAGCGCGACGTCGCCTGGTTCCTGGGGCTGGCCGCCGTCGCCGGGCCGCTCGTCGTCGCGGTCGCGCAGGTCCTGCAGTACACCGTCACGGGACTGCTGACCTGGGGCGAGTGGTTCCGGGGCGTCCTGGGCTTCTGGTCCGGCCGGGCGACCGGCGTCGGGGTGCTGGCGCCGGCACTGCTCGTCGCGAGCCGGCGGGTGCCCGCGCTGTGGCGCGACCGGCCGCCCCTCACCGGCCCGCCCCGGCCCGGACCGGGGTACCCGCGCCCGTCCTGGCCGGACCGTGCCCGGCCACGGTGGCTCGGCCGGCTCGCCGGGCGCGTGCTGGACCGGCGGCTGGAGGTCGCGGGGCAGGCCACCCTGCTGCTGGCGACCGTGTACCTCGCCTACGGCGAGCCCTCCGTCGGCGGGCTGGACCTCGCCTACCTGGTCTACGTGCCGCTCATCTGGATCGCCGTCCGCGGCGGACTGCCCCGGGTGGCCGCCGCCGTGCTCGTCGCCAACGCCGTCGCCGTGGCACTGGTCGGCCGGGACGTCGTGGAGAGCCCGCTGCGCCTGCAGCTGGGCCTGGTCACCCTCACCCTGGCCGGGCTGACCCTCGGCGCGCTGGTCACCGGCCGGCAGGCCAGCATCGCGGCCGCCGAGCACGCGGCGGTCCACGACCCCCTCACCGGGCTGGCCAACCGGGTGCTGCTCATGGACCGGGTCGACGCCGCCGCGCACCGCGCCGAGCGCGGCCCCGACGCCCGGTTCGCGGTCCTCTACTGCGACCTGGACGGCTTCAAGGGGGTCAACGACCAGCTCGGCCACGACGCCGGCGACGAGCTGCTCGTGGCGGTCGCGCGCCGGCTGGAGAAGGCGGTGCGGCCCGCCGACCTGGTCGGTCGCCTCGGCGGGGACGAGATGGCCGTCCTCCTCGACGGCGTCAGCGGCGTCGAGGAGGCGGCCGGGGTGGCCGAGCGGCTGCTCGCCGCGCTGGCCCAGCCGTACGCCGTCGACGGCCGGGAGGTCGTCGTGACCGTCAGTGTCGGGGTCGCGGTCGCCGACGCCGAGGGCCTGGCCGGACCGCGGCTCCGCGAGGAGCAGGGCGCAGCCGGGTCGGACGGGAGCGGCCACGCCGAGGAGGTGCTCCGCGCAGCCGACATGGCGCTGCAGCGGGCCAAGGCCAGCGGGGGGCACCGCTACGAGCTGTTCAACGAGCCGCTGCGCCAGCAGACCCGCGACCGGCTGGGGTTGCGCGCTGCCCTGCGCCGCGCGGTGGGCGCCGGCGCGGTGGCCGTCGCCTACCAGCCGATCGTGCGGGTGGGCGACGGCCGGCTCGAGACCGTCGAGGCGCTGGCCCGGTGGCACGACGACGAGCGCGGCGAGGTGCCGGCGGCGGAGTTCATCGCCGCGGCCGAGGAGACCGGGCTGATCCACGAGCTCGGCGTGCAGGTGCTCGAGCAGGCCTGCACCCAGGCCGCGCGGTGGCGGCGGGTCTTCGGCCCCGCCGCCACCCCGCGGGTGGCGGTCAACGTCTCCACCCGTCAGCTGCTGCCCGCCGACTTCGCCCCCCGCGTGCTGGCACTGCTCGACCGTGTCGGGCTGCCCGCCGACGCCCTCGAGCTGGAGATCACCGAGTCCTGCGCCCTGGAGCCGGGGGCACGCGCGGCCCTGGAGCAGTTCACCGCCGCCGGCGTCCGGCTGGCCGTGGACGACTTCGGCACCGGCTACTCCAGCTTCGCGGCGCTGCGCGAGCGGACGCCGCAGGCGTTCAAGCTCGACCGCTCCTTCGTCGCGCAGCTGCCCGACGACCGCCCGACCGACGCGATCGTCTCCGCCGTGCTCGCGCTCGCCCAGCACCTCGGCGCCACCGTCACCGCCGAGGGCGTCGAGACGCAGGAGCAGCTGCAGCGCCTCCGGGAGCTCGGCTGCCCGCAGGTCCAGGGCTTTCTCCTCGGCGGCCCGGCGACCGCCGACCGGATCGAGCGGGACTGGCTCAGCCGCCCGCGGTGACGCGGACCTGTGGACGGCGGCCCGTCGTCACAGCGCCTGGCGGGCGACCCGCTCCCCGGGGGAGCCCCCTGGTGACGGCGGCCACGCCCGGTGTCCACCGGTGGTCCGTTTGCCGATCTCGGCGCCCGGGCAGCCGCAGCCGGTGCCACCCGAACCCGGTGACAACCCCGTCGGCAACTCGGCCTCCGTCCGCACCCGCCGGCTGCGCGAGGTCGCCCGCGACGTCCTCGGCTTCGACGACTTCCGTCCCGGTCAGGAGCGGGCCATGCAGGCCGTGCTGGCCGGGCGCGACACCCTGGCGGTGCTGCCGTCGGGCGGGGGGAAG
This region of Geodermatophilus bullaregiensis genomic DNA includes:
- the moaA gene encoding GTP 3',8-cyclase MoaA, which codes for MTTPSPLPDPVVRRTPAPAVSPGSGGLVDRHGRVATDLRVSLTDRCNLRCTYCMPPEGLQWLPKVEQLTDDEVVRLVRIGVERLGIEEVRFTGGEPLLRPGLVGIVEAATALTPRPEVSLTTNAIGLARVAPALAAAGLDRINVSLDTLDRERFTALTHRDRLDDVLAGLAVAHDAGLTPVKVNAVLLRGMNEADAVPLLDFCLERGYQLRFIEQMPLDAHHAWTRGEMVTAEDILERLSAAHELTPDTEERGSAPAERWLVDGGPATVGVIASVTRSFCGTCDRTRLTADGQIRNCLFAREESDLRTAMREGATDDELADRWRIATLAKLPGHGIDDPSFLQPSRPMSAIGG
- a CDS encoding MoaD/ThiS family protein; this encodes MSPQPAPPAVTVRYFAGARAAAGVDTETCAAGTLEELVGRIVETHGERLERVLTACSFLVDGTQTRDRALQLAPGAVVDVLPPFAGG
- a CDS encoding hemolysin family protein, whose amino-acid sequence is MTEWLLLLVGLVLVLACAAFVAFEFALVTVDRPTVEREAAAGTRGASGVLDALRTLSTQLSGAQLGITITNLAIGFVAEPSIAALLREPLQSVGLSGTAARSVSITLALVLATALTMVFGELVPKNLAISDPLRTARAVAGFQRGFTRATSLLIRFLNGWANALLRRVFGVEPQEELASARSPEELTSLVRRSGRQGTLPAETAVLLERGLAFGELRASDAATPRTRTTTVDADAPVDEVLTTARDSGHSRFPVVAAGGVDDVVGMVHVKHALGVPRDRRADTPVSAVMLPALFVPTSRRLDDLLGDLRRGGLQMAVVVDEYGGTDGVVTVEDLVEELVGDLTDEYDTETGDDVVDRGDGTWSVSGLLRPDEVAAATGLAVPADRHWETLGGLVLHVLGRIPDVGDRIEARPALPPELAAEAEGLPAGVWVRVERVDGTRVERAVVGGLPATTGDEQEEDDRG
- a CDS encoding hemolysin family protein → MGDWVGVLVAVVLLLANAFFVGAEFALVSARRSSIEPLAEAGSRRARTTLAAMERVSLMMAGAQLGITVCSLGLGAIGEPAVAHLLEPVFELLAVPEALVHPIAFVIALTVVVALHVVIGEMVPKNLALAGPDRAALALAPPLAAVVTVLKPVIVSLNALANGVLRLMGVQPRNEVTSAFTRDQVAGLFDESRAGGLLDERGHELLTGALGLEDRDTRSVLIPRAALTVVSPGDDTAAVERAAAATGFSRFPVADGERLLGYVHVKDVLVADGAPEPRVRDITRPLPRVAAADDLRRTLGVMQAGRAQFAAVTDGGRVVGVVALEDILEELVGEIQDAAHRAPARGPGRAGAR
- a CDS encoding SpoIIE family protein phosphatase, which encodes MLAARRDPVLESMPLGYMAVDGDWRVTYVNAAGEAVVGQSWDELVGSDYWTAFPANVDNEFGRAYREVVATGRPQTIEAFYPEPLNRWFEVHAVPVPDGLTLYFSEVTAQRLAQDRLALLARVGTELTGTLDLAEAVRRIPRLVVPELGEACLLTVLDDEGRPRDLGSWHSDPARRDALTRYASVRLPGMPPTAPVVRALGGETVAADGADVLAALPDAEAHALYRELGAPSVLAVPLPGRDRVIGALTFLAGTGSSAVRVDPLTAREVAGRVGLALDNVRLFARQQQVAETLQRSLLTRPRRSPLGRIAVRYTPAAEAARVGGDWYDAFTQPGGGTTLVIGDVVGHDTAAAAAMGQLRSLLRGIAAYSDAGPAEVLRGLDTAMATLAVDTYATAAVARFQRSEEDAGTGRTRMTLSNAGHLPPLVLAPGGGPVVLPEGPGDLLLGVDPDSPRTEWTVSLDRGTTVLLFTDGLVERRTTDLDSGLARLAATARELAGRPLGVLCDELIERLVQGRPEDDVALVALRLDGRDTLG
- a CDS encoding molybdenum cofactor biosynthesis protein MoaE, producing MIAGHLIARVVDEPLSVAEHERAVTDPGAGAVVSFSGVVRDSDGGRSVTELEYVGHPTAEAVIAELAEEFAARPEVRAVAVSHRVGLLRIGDVALACAVSAAHRGEAFRACADLVDEVKARLPIWKRQVFTDGEEEWVSCP